AGCTTCAGCACGGCCATAAAGGCGCTCTGTGGCACCTCTACCGAGCCAATCTGGCGCATGCGCTTTTTGCCCTTCTTCTGCTTTTCCAGCAGCTTGCGCTTGCGGCTGATGTCGCCACCGTAGCACTTGGCGGTTACGTCCTTGCGCAGGGCACGCACCGTCTCGCGGGCTATAACCCGGGTGCCAATGCTGGCCTGTATGGCTATCTCAAACTGCTGGCGTGGGATCAGTTCCTTCAGCTTGGCACACAGTTTTTTGCCATAGTCGTAGGCCTTGTCTCGGTGGATGATGGCACTCAGGGCATCCACTCGGTCGCCGTTCAGCATAATGTCCAGCTTCACCAGGTGGCTGGTTTGGTAGTCGCCCAGCTCATAGTCCAGGCTGGCGTAGCCCTTGCTTATGCTCTTCAGTCGGTCGTAAAAGTCGAACACCACCTCGGCCAGCGGCATGTTGAAGATCAGCTCCACCCGCTCCTGCGTCAGGTAGTTCTGGTTTACAAACTCGCCTCGCTTATCCATACACAGGCTCATGATGCCGCCTATAAACTCGGAGCTGGTGATGATCTGGGCGCGGATGTAGGGCTCTTCCAGGTAGTTGGTGCGTCCGGGGTCGGGCAGCTCGCTTGGGTTGTCTACCCGCATCACGCTGCCATCGGTCAGGTAGGCCTTGTAGCTTACGTTGGGCACGGTGGTGATCACCGTAATGTTGAACTCGCGCTCCAGCCGCTCCTGCACAATCTCCATGTGCAGCATGCCCAGGAAGCCCACCCGGAAGCCGAAGCCCAGGGCAGCCGAGGTTTCGGGCTCAAAGGTGAGGCTGGCATCGTTCAGCTGCAGTTTTTCCAGGCTGGTGCGCAGGTCTTCAAACTCCTCGGTGTCTACCGGGTACACGCCTGCAAACACCATGGGCTTCACCTCCTTGAAGCCCGCAATGGCCCCATCGGCCGGGTGCTCGGCGCTGGTAATGGTGTCGCCCACCTTTACGTCCTTCACCTCCTTTATGCCGGTTATCAGGTAGCCCACGTCGCCCGTACCCACTACCTGGCGGGGTTCCTTTTTCAGCCGCAGTACGCCTATCTCATCGGCATTGTAGGTGCTGGCAGTTTGCATAAACTTCAGGGCCTGGCCCTTAGTCATCTGGCCATCCATTACCCGGAAGTACGTGATTGTACCCCGAAAGGAGTTGAACACACTATCAAAGATCAGTGCTTTCAGCGGCCCCTCGGGGTTTCCGGCAGGGGGGGGGATCAGGGTAACAATAGAAGCCAGGATTTCCTCTATCCCTTTGCCTTCCTTGGCCGATGCCAGGATCACATCTT
Above is a genomic segment from Bacteroidota bacterium containing:
- the lepA gene encoding translation elongation factor 4, with amino-acid sequence MPAQSFIRNFCIIAHIDHGKSTLADRLLEHTQTISKREMMNQVLDDMDLEREKGITIKSHAIQMNYQYEGDTYVLNLIDTPGHVDFSYEVSRAIAACEGALLIVDAAQGIQAQTIANLYLAIENNLEIIPILNKIDLPGAMVEEVRDEIVELIGCKPEDVILASAKEGKGIEEILASIVTLIPPPAGNPEGPLKALIFDSVFNSFRGTITYFRVMDGQMTKGQALKFMQTASTYNADEIGVLRLKKEPRQVVGTGDVGYLITGIKEVKDVKVGDTITSAEHPADGAIAGFKEVKPMVFAGVYPVDTEEFEDLRTSLEKLQLNDASLTFEPETSAALGFGFRVGFLGMLHMEIVQERLEREFNITVITTVPNVSYKAYLTDGSVMRVDNPSELPDPGRTNYLEEPYIRAQIITSSEFIGGIMSLCMDKRGEFVNQNYLTQERVELIFNMPLAEVVFDFYDRLKSISKGYASLDYELGDYQTSHLVKLDIMLNGDRVDALSAIIHRDKAYDYGKKLCAKLKELIPRQQFEIAIQASIGTRVIARETVRALRKDVTAKCYGGDISRKRKLLEKQKKGKKRMRQIGSVEVPQSAFMAVLKL